Proteins encoded within one genomic window of Pirellulales bacterium:
- a CDS encoding dihydrodipicolinate synthase family protein, with protein sequence MAVQKIQGIFTPHLVPLDGSGQIDEAELRRYIDWLIARGVHGLYPNGSTGEFTRFTPLERRRIVEIVCHQAAGRVPVLAGAAEANVRETLDACAAYAEFGARAVAIVSPYYYKLGPESVYAYFREIALHSPIDVTLYNIPMFASPIDVPTIRRLAELPRVVGIKDSSGDLSFMMRLIAAVRPMRPDFAFLTGWEGVLVPALLVGADGGTHATAGVVPEVMRQMYDLTRAGEIDRAMRLQYRLLELFDAMLSCSADFPSGFRAAVELRGFHLGQSRQPLSELQQDQLAVLKESLERMLFDFGCIGPGTASGAALQQTSR encoded by the coding sequence GTGGCCGTGCAGAAAATCCAAGGCATCTTTACGCCGCATCTCGTGCCGCTCGATGGTTCGGGGCAGATCGACGAAGCCGAGTTGCGGCGCTACATCGATTGGCTCATCGCTCGTGGCGTGCACGGGCTATACCCCAACGGCTCGACCGGCGAGTTCACGCGGTTCACGCCGCTCGAGCGGCGGCGGATCGTCGAAATCGTTTGCCACCAGGCTGCCGGCCGCGTGCCGGTGTTGGCTGGCGCCGCGGAAGCGAATGTCCGCGAGACGCTTGATGCCTGCGCGGCGTATGCCGAGTTCGGGGCGCGCGCGGTCGCGATCGTTTCGCCGTATTACTACAAGCTGGGCCCCGAGTCGGTGTATGCCTATTTTCGCGAGATCGCGCTTCATAGCCCCATCGATGTGACGCTCTACAACATTCCGATGTTCGCCAGCCCGATCGACGTGCCGACGATCCGGCGGTTGGCGGAGCTGCCGCGCGTCGTGGGCATTAAGGATTCGTCGGGCGATTTGTCGTTCATGATGCGCTTGATCGCGGCCGTTCGGCCAATGCGGCCCGATTTCGCTTTCCTGACCGGGTGGGAAGGCGTGCTCGTGCCGGCGCTGCTGGTCGGGGCCGACGGCGGCACGCATGCCACGGCGGGCGTGGTGCCGGAAGTGATGCGGCAAATGTATGATCTGACCCGCGCCGGCGAGATCGACCGAGCGATGCGGCTCCAATATCGCTTGCTGGAGTTGTTCGACGCGATGCTGTCTTGTTCCGCGGATTTCCCGAGCGGATTTCGCGCGGCCGTCGAGCTGCGCGGATTTCACCTGGGCCAGAGCCGCCAACCGCTCAGCGAATTGCAACAAGATCAATTAGCCGTGCTCAAGGAATCTCTCGAGCGAATGCTATTCGATTTCGGCTGCATCGGGCCCGGCACGGCATCCGGCGCCGCATTGCAACAAACCTCGCGCTGA
- a CDS encoding efflux RND transporter periplasmic adaptor subunit: MPGFRFRRILRWSASVAVLFAAGWLVARQRPGCGIWPSLAMGPCVESHEVSPQRLVVAPVTYRPVKRTIEAAGTLYGCEEVSICATAEGRVVRLRHDVADHVRPGEELLEVDPIDYELAVRQADKALLVELAKLGLQAPPLASFDLKQLPMVVEAKVKSDNCKSHFERSQLLFVHKAVTEEELLDKQVEYRMAEAEYENQVSLAKAELATIQEKQEMLAIAEQRLADTIVKAPAAADAVPDARDAVYAVSKRSVIEGSYVHPGAEIYRLVIDSTLELRVAVPDSRSSEIRSGQSVQVSVAGAPRAFAGAVMRIGPTVDPATRTCEVEVQVPNADGMLKVGGIATATILTHVDRDAATVPSDAPLTSDGVTKLLLADGEHFKPVAVTLGAKSTDWVEVLRPALPRGTRVVTNGQLALVAGGDRR; encoded by the coding sequence ATGCCCGGATTCCGATTCCGTCGAATACTGCGATGGAGTGCGTCTGTCGCCGTCTTGTTCGCGGCCGGTTGGCTCGTCGCCAGGCAACGACCGGGCTGCGGCATCTGGCCGTCGCTCGCAATGGGCCCCTGCGTCGAATCGCACGAAGTGTCGCCGCAGCGGTTGGTCGTCGCGCCGGTGACCTATCGGCCGGTCAAACGCACGATCGAAGCCGCCGGCACTCTGTACGGCTGCGAAGAAGTTTCGATATGTGCGACGGCGGAAGGCCGCGTCGTGCGGCTGCGGCACGATGTCGCCGACCACGTGCGGCCGGGCGAAGAACTGCTCGAGGTCGATCCGATCGACTACGAATTGGCCGTCCGGCAGGCGGACAAAGCCTTGCTCGTGGAACTGGCCAAGCTGGGCTTGCAAGCGCCCCCGCTGGCCAGCTTCGATCTCAAGCAATTGCCGATGGTCGTCGAAGCCAAAGTGAAATCCGACAATTGCAAATCGCACTTCGAGCGGTCGCAATTGCTGTTCGTCCATAAAGCGGTCACGGAAGAAGAACTGCTCGACAAGCAGGTCGAATATCGCATGGCCGAAGCGGAATACGAAAATCAAGTCTCGCTGGCCAAAGCGGAATTGGCGACCATCCAAGAGAAGCAGGAAATGCTGGCCATCGCCGAGCAACGATTGGCCGACACGATCGTGAAGGCGCCTGCCGCCGCGGATGCCGTGCCAGACGCTCGCGATGCCGTCTATGCCGTTTCGAAGCGGAGCGTTATCGAAGGCAGCTACGTGCATCCGGGCGCGGAGATTTATCGGCTCGTGATCGATAGCACGCTCGAGCTGCGCGTGGCGGTCCCCGACAGCCGATCGAGCGAAATTCGTAGCGGGCAAAGCGTGCAAGTATCGGTCGCCGGTGCGCCTCGCGCCTTCGCCGGTGCGGTGATGCGGATCGGTCCCACGGTCGATCCGGCCACTCGGACCTGCGAGGTCGAGGTGCAAGTGCCCAATGCCGATGGAATGCTGAAAGTCGGAGGCATCGCGACGGCGACGATTCTGACCCATGTCGATCGCGACGCCGCGACGGTGCCCTCCGACGCGCCGCTGACTTCCGACGGAGTGACGAAACTGTTGCTAGCCGACGGTGAACACTTCAAGCCGGTTGCCGTAACGCTCGGCGCCAAGAGCACGGATTGGGTAGAAGTGCTCCGCCCCGCACTGCCACGCGGAACGCGCGTCGTCACCAACGGCCAATTGGCGCTTGTTGCCGGCGGCGACCGGCGATAG
- a CDS encoding glycerophosphodiester phosphodiesterase family protein — MCDGLEIIAHRGASCDAPENSRSAVELAWRHGADAVEADFRLTRDGRIVASHDDSLQRIAGVDWHISDHSLDELRHLDIGGWKAPRWSGERIATLEELLSIPHPPAARFYVEIKSGPEISGELARVASASDWPQERIVLICFSARVLVAARQLLPVSPTYLVVEFLQDPHTGVWYPDADECLAEAVRHELTGLDLMAARAMDRELIGRIRSAGLDLCVWTVDEEPEARRLIAEGVRRITTNRPALLCHMLR; from the coding sequence ATGTGCGACGGGTTGGAAATCATCGCCCATCGCGGGGCATCGTGCGATGCTCCGGAAAATTCGCGCAGCGCCGTGGAGCTGGCTTGGCGGCACGGGGCCGACGCCGTTGAAGCCGATTTCCGTCTGACGCGCGACGGCCGGATCGTCGCATCGCACGACGATTCGCTCCAGCGCATCGCCGGAGTGGATTGGCATATCTCCGACCATTCGCTCGACGAACTGCGCCATCTCGATATCGGCGGTTGGAAGGCGCCTCGATGGTCGGGCGAGCGAATTGCCACGCTCGAAGAATTGCTGTCGATACCGCATCCGCCCGCCGCACGGTTTTACGTCGAAATCAAGAGCGGTCCCGAGATCTCGGGCGAATTGGCCCGCGTGGCGTCGGCCAGCGATTGGCCTCAAGAGCGGATCGTGCTGATTTGCTTTTCGGCCCGCGTGTTGGTGGCGGCGAGACAACTCTTGCCCGTTTCGCCGACGTATTTGGTGGTCGAGTTCTTGCAGGATCCGCACACTGGCGTTTGGTATCCCGACGCCGACGAATGTCTTGCCGAAGCGGTCCGCCACGAATTGACCGGGCTGGACCTGATGGCGGCCCGAGCGATGGATCGCGAATTGATCGGGCGGATTCGCAGTGCCGGCTTGGACTTATGCGTTTGGACCGTGGATGAAGAGCCCGAAGCGCGACGGCTGATCGCCGAGGGAGTGCGGCGGATAACCACCAACCGCCCCGCGCTATTGTGCCACATGCTGCGCTAA
- a CDS encoding glycerol-3-phosphate dehydrogenase/oxidase has protein sequence MPAPYPVLILGAGINGAALARELALNGLGVVIVDERDVASGATAASSRLIHGGLRYLEHREFALVRESLAERTRLLRLAPQFVRPLRLFIPLSNRIGGLTSAARRFIGLNVGARPTGAARGLWAVRIGLSLYDAYAHDPSLPRRKLFKANSAGAVAVDPKKYRWMYAYSDAQAIYPERFALALLEDARRLSRQAGMPFRLFTYHRATLDGQIAHVAPLDQIGRSTGESAFSFAPAAIINATGAWVDRTLAALKIPSQRLIGGTKGSHFVTYDPALRDRLAGRGIYAEATDGRPIFVLPIGNGTLVGTTDLIYDDDPAAAIASPEELRYLLDAVSALFADLRLSEKDLEMHYCGVRPLPYCGPETPAAVTRRHILQANPNCAVPFFSIIGGKLTTCRSLAEETAATILARLGLPHSRNSRDRPLPGGEAYPADAAAAAHEKNRLAEKFRMPHEAIEAVWLLLGTRTDAVLTEAGCADEAAPKFVAGTPMPRAFVRWVIQNEWATTLDDIVERRLMLVYHAGLSRRTLADLAQLLSECGRLPRDRTVAEVNAAVERLQTRFGKRVAD, from the coding sequence ATGCCGGCCCCCTACCCCGTGTTGATTTTGGGCGCCGGGATCAACGGCGCAGCGCTCGCGCGCGAATTGGCGCTGAATGGCCTGGGGGTCGTCATCGTCGACGAACGCGACGTGGCATCCGGCGCCACGGCCGCATCTTCACGGCTGATTCACGGCGGATTGCGGTACCTGGAGCACCGGGAATTCGCCCTGGTGCGCGAGTCGCTTGCCGAACGAACGCGGCTGTTGAGGCTGGCCCCGCAATTCGTTCGACCGCTTCGGCTCTTTATTCCACTCAGCAATCGCATCGGCGGACTCACGAGCGCAGCTCGGCGATTCATCGGGCTGAACGTCGGGGCGCGACCGACCGGCGCCGCCCGCGGATTGTGGGCGGTTCGCATCGGGCTGTCGCTCTACGACGCCTATGCACACGACCCGTCGTTGCCGCGCCGCAAATTATTCAAGGCCAACTCGGCCGGCGCCGTGGCAGTCGACCCCAAGAAATACCGCTGGATGTATGCCTACTCCGATGCGCAGGCGATTTACCCCGAACGGTTTGCGTTGGCGCTGTTGGAAGACGCGCGCCGTCTTTCCCGGCAGGCCGGCATGCCATTTCGCTTGTTCACCTATCATCGCGCGACGCTCGATGGCCAAATTGCACACGTCGCGCCGCTCGATCAAATCGGCCGATCAACCGGCGAATCTGCCTTTTCCTTCGCGCCCGCGGCGATCATCAATGCCACCGGTGCGTGGGTGGATCGCACACTGGCCGCACTCAAGATTCCTTCGCAGCGGCTGATCGGCGGCACCAAGGGAAGTCATTTCGTGACCTACGATCCAGCACTCCGCGATCGCCTTGCCGGACGCGGGATTTACGCGGAAGCCACCGATGGCCGGCCGATCTTCGTGCTCCCGATCGGCAATGGCACACTGGTGGGCACGACCGATTTGATCTACGACGACGATCCGGCCGCCGCAATCGCGTCGCCCGAGGAATTACGATACCTGTTGGACGCCGTGAGCGCTTTGTTCGCCGACCTGCGGCTCTCGGAGAAAGATCTTGAAATGCACTACTGCGGCGTTCGGCCGCTGCCGTATTGCGGGCCGGAAACGCCGGCCGCCGTAACTCGGCGGCACATTTTGCAGGCGAACCCGAATTGTGCCGTGCCGTTTTTTTCCATCATCGGCGGCAAGTTGACCACCTGCCGTTCGCTGGCCGAGGAAACGGCGGCGACGATTCTGGCCCGGCTCGGCCTGCCGCACTCGCGGAATTCTCGCGATCGACCGCTTCCCGGCGGCGAAGCTTATCCGGCCGATGCCGCGGCGGCGGCACATGAGAAAAATCGACTGGCCGAAAAATTTCGCATGCCGCACGAGGCGATCGAAGCGGTTTGGTTGCTCCTCGGCACGCGCACGGATGCGGTGTTGACCGAAGCCGGATGTGCCGACGAGGCCGCGCCGAAATTTGTCGCAGGCACGCCGATGCCGCGGGCATTCGTCCGCTGGGTGATCCAAAACGAATGGGCCACCACGCTCGACGACATTGTCGAACGACGGCTGATGCTCGTCTACCACGCGGGCTTGTCGCGGCGAACGCTTGCCGATCTCGCGCAACTTCTTTCCGAATGCGGACGCTTGCCGCGCGATCGCACGGTTGCGGAAGTGAACGCCGCCGTCGAGCGTCTGCAAACGCGCTTCGGCAAACGCGTCGCAGATTGA
- a CDS encoding P-II family nitrogen regulator, with the protein MKLIIAIIQPSRLEAVKAALTEVEVFRLTIMDVQGFGRQRGHTEVYRGHEIAVNLLRKVQLQIAVNEEFVEPTINAIIRGGRTGKSGDIGDGKIFVLPLEDCIRIRTGERGGEAI; encoded by the coding sequence ATGAAACTCATTATTGCCATCATTCAGCCCAGCCGGCTCGAAGCCGTCAAGGCCGCTCTCACCGAAGTCGAAGTCTTTCGGCTTACGATCATGGATGTGCAAGGCTTCGGCCGGCAGCGAGGGCACACCGAAGTGTATCGCGGCCACGAAATTGCCGTGAACCTGCTGCGGAAAGTGCAACTGCAAATCGCCGTCAACGAAGAATTCGTCGAACCGACGATCAACGCCATCATCCGCGGCGGCCGCACCGGCAAATCCGGCGATATCGGCGACGGCAAAATCTTTGTCCTGCCGCTGGAAGATTGCATCCGCATCCGCACCGGCGAACGCGGCGGCGAAGCAATTTAA